The Nicotiana tabacum cultivar K326 chromosome 14, ASM71507v2, whole genome shotgun sequence genome contains a region encoding:
- the LOC142169171 gene encoding uncharacterized protein LOC142169171: MISQQKYIKELLKRFDTEGSKITDTPISTATHLDMDEPGSRANETMYRGIIGSLLYLTASRPDIVLYGIVFQGMLMLTMLVIWWIGKALLLEDFSVFSDCVPLLCDNTSALNMAKNPVQHKRTKHIDMRHHFLRDNVDKGLICMKFCSIEDQIADIFTKTLSKERFEKNRMALGLIKSS; the protein is encoded by the exons ATGATAAGTCAACAGAAGTACATCAAGGAGCTTCTGAAGAGATTTGATACGGAAGGATCAAAGATCACTGATACCCCCATTTCTACTGCTACTCATTTggacatggatgaacctggttctcgTGCGAATGAAACTATGTATAGAGGTATCATAGGATCACTTCTGTATCTCACAGCAAGCAGACCAGATATTGTTTTGTATGGGATTGTGTTCCAG GGTATGTTGATGCTGACTATGTTGGTTATCtggtggataggaaaagcacttTTG CTCGAAGATTTCAGTGTGTTTTCTGATTGCGTGCCCTTACTATGTGACAACACTAgtgctctcaacatggcaaaaaaTCCTGTCCAACATAAGAGAACAAAGCATATTGATATGCGACATCACTTCCTCAGAGACAATGTTGATAAAGGGCTCATCTGCATGAAGTTTTGTAGCatagaagatcaaattgcagatatcttcaccaaaacacTGAGCAAAGAGCGCTTTGAAAAGAATCGCATGGCACTAGGATTGATAAAATCAAGCTGa